In Candidatus Defluviilinea proxima, a single genomic region encodes these proteins:
- a CDS encoding ABC transporter ATP-binding protein — protein sequence MPDFILDVQGLETTFKTPDGTVHAVNGVSFGLKEGETLGVVGESGCGKSVTMLSVLGLVQSPPGKVTAGKAIFDGKDLLQMGNEEIRHIRGAQISMVFQDPMTSLNPVLTIGRQLEEPLMLHVGMTKKQASDRATELLEMVGIPKARERLGDYPHQYSGGMRQRVMIAMALSCSPQILIADEPTTALDVTIQAQITDLVKRLREELGMAIIWITHDLGVVAGLAQRVLVMYGGFIIEEAMVNDLYANPSHPYTIGLLGSLPRVDGTERSKLYSIEGLPPVLMQKPTACPFAPRCRWAMERCWKENPVLENVSPEHRVACWVDTKTGRNRS from the coding sequence ATGCCCGATTTCATCCTTGATGTGCAGGGGCTCGAAACGACTTTTAAAACACCGGATGGCACGGTGCATGCAGTGAACGGAGTTTCATTCGGATTGAAAGAAGGGGAAACACTGGGGGTGGTAGGTGAAAGCGGATGCGGTAAGAGCGTAACCATGCTTTCTGTTTTAGGTTTGGTGCAATCTCCTCCCGGAAAAGTGACTGCAGGGAAGGCTATTTTTGACGGGAAAGATTTGCTTCAAATGGGGAACGAAGAGATTCGTCACATACGTGGCGCACAGATCAGCATGGTTTTTCAAGACCCGATGACATCGCTTAACCCTGTGTTGACAATTGGTCGTCAATTGGAAGAACCGTTGATGTTGCATGTAGGAATGACCAAAAAACAGGCCAGTGACCGTGCTACAGAATTACTGGAGATGGTTGGTATTCCGAAAGCTCGGGAACGACTCGGTGATTATCCCCACCAATATTCAGGCGGTATGCGTCAACGCGTGATGATCGCGATGGCGTTATCTTGTAGCCCACAGATCTTGATCGCAGATGAACCGACCACTGCTTTGGATGTTACCATCCAGGCACAGATCACAGATCTGGTCAAACGTTTGCGCGAAGAACTAGGCATGGCGATCATCTGGATCACACATGACCTTGGCGTTGTCGCTGGTTTAGCCCAGCGCGTACTTGTTATGTACGGTGGCTTTATTATTGAAGAAGCGATGGTGAACGATCTTTATGCAAACCCATCGCATCCTTATACGATCGGTTTGCTGGGTAGCTTGCCTCGTGTGGATGGAACGGAGCGATCCAAGTTGTATTCCATTGAAGGTTTGCCGCCTGTTCTGATGCAGAAACCAACTGCTTGTCCGTTCGCTCCGCGTTGCCGCTGGGCGATGGAGCGTTGCTGGAAGGAAAATCCCGTGCTTGAAAATGTGTCGCCGGAACATCGTGTCGCTTGCTGGGTGGATACCAAGACAGGGAGAAACCGTTCATGA
- the mscL gene encoding large-conductance mechanosensitive channel protein MscL, giving the protein MLKEFKEFIIRGNVLDLAVAVIIGGAFGKIVTSFVNDVLMPPIGLLLGGVDFTNLFIALDGKTYESLEVAKAAGAATVNYGLFLNTVIDFLIVALVIFLVLRAVNKLKKPATVETPAAPTTKECPQCFSTISIKATRCPHCTSQL; this is encoded by the coding sequence ATGTTAAAGGAATTCAAGGAGTTCATTATCCGCGGTAACGTGCTTGATCTGGCCGTGGCAGTTATTATCGGCGGCGCATTTGGGAAGATCGTTACATCATTTGTCAATGATGTTTTGATGCCACCTATCGGCCTATTGCTCGGAGGCGTGGACTTCACCAACCTGTTCATTGCGCTGGATGGGAAAACATACGAATCACTTGAAGTTGCCAAAGCCGCCGGTGCCGCTACTGTGAATTACGGTCTCTTCTTGAATACGGTGATTGACTTCCTGATCGTTGCTTTGGTGATCTTCCTTGTCTTAAGAGCTGTAAACAAGTTAAAGAAGCCAGCTACCGTTGAGACGCCTGCCGCACCGACAACAAAAGAATGTCCTCAATGCTTTAGCACGATCTCGATCAAAGCCACGCGTTGCCCACACTGCACATCACAACTTTAA
- a CDS encoding UvrD-helicase domain-containing protein, which yields MDFLDKLNTQQKSAVTAENGPVLVVAGPGSGKTRVLTQRIAYLVAVEGVRPWQILAVTFTNKAAKEMQERVKRLLPDQAIEGIMLGTFHSICARILRREAEHLPIESNFVIFDSDDQERIVKSVIREMNINEKLYRPASVHAAISRAKNELIRADNYPTPTYKDEVVKRVYGEYQKRLIASNAVDFDDILVYTARLLEELPAVRDKYAQRFRHVLVDEFQDTNLAQYALVKELASHHKNIYCVGDPDQSIYAWRGADWRNIQRFEQDFPDATTILLEQNYRSRQTILDAAMGVINKARNRKQKRLFTDRGTGDKVFFYEAPDDYAEASFVVDTIAQLVASRQYEPGDCAVMYRTNAMSRLLEEAFLQARLPYRLVGAQRFYGRREVKDVIAFLRLVHNPADEASLDRIINVPPRGIGDKTLTTLHMVARQNNLQPGHVLLDLARGADSSYWPAFTGRAALSLADVGGMLATWRIAAQTLTIPELFDRIVNDINFKEYIDDNSEEGEDRWENVLELKRLAEEYSTRTLDEFLENIALISDQDTIAEGNVPTLLTLHAAKGLEFGAVFIVGLDDGILPHSRSFDEPEQMEEERRLFYVGITRAKDKLYLVRSIQRGGRGMAEETYPSRFLDDVPADLLVGKTRTGRSPSSSFGSSRTSSSESKWALHNKPTTASVIESKFRAGTRVKHPSWGEGIILDSKIQDDDEIVDVVFNSVGIKRLSASLANLKIL from the coding sequence ATGGACTTTCTAGATAAACTCAACACGCAACAAAAAAGCGCGGTCACAGCGGAGAATGGGCCTGTTTTAGTCGTAGCAGGACCGGGGTCCGGTAAGACGCGCGTATTGACTCAACGCATCGCATATCTTGTTGCGGTCGAGGGAGTCCGCCCATGGCAGATTCTCGCTGTCACATTCACAAACAAGGCCGCGAAAGAAATGCAAGAACGAGTCAAACGTTTGCTTCCCGATCAGGCTATTGAGGGAATCATGCTCGGCACGTTCCATTCGATCTGTGCGCGCATCTTGCGCCGTGAAGCGGAGCATCTTCCCATCGAATCGAATTTTGTGATCTTTGATTCGGACGATCAAGAACGCATCGTCAAAAGCGTGATCCGCGAGATGAACATCAACGAAAAGTTGTATCGGCCTGCGAGCGTGCACGCCGCGATCTCACGCGCAAAGAATGAACTCATTCGAGCAGATAATTATCCCACCCCCACGTATAAAGATGAAGTGGTGAAGCGTGTGTATGGCGAATATCAAAAGCGACTGATCGCCAGCAACGCGGTGGACTTCGATGATATTCTCGTGTATACCGCGCGCTTGTTGGAAGAACTACCTGCCGTGCGAGACAAATACGCACAACGTTTTCGTCATGTATTGGTGGACGAGTTCCAGGACACGAACCTTGCGCAATACGCATTGGTCAAGGAACTTGCTTCGCATCATAAGAATATTTATTGTGTGGGCGACCCCGATCAATCGATCTATGCCTGGCGCGGCGCGGACTGGCGCAACATCCAACGGTTTGAGCAGGACTTCCCTGATGCAACGACAATTCTGCTTGAACAGAATTATCGTTCACGGCAAACCATCCTTGACGCCGCGATGGGTGTGATCAACAAAGCACGCAACCGCAAACAAAAACGACTCTTCACTGACCGAGGCACGGGCGATAAGGTCTTCTTCTATGAAGCGCCCGATGATTATGCAGAGGCATCGTTCGTTGTAGATACCATCGCGCAACTTGTCGCATCCCGTCAATATGAGCCGGGCGACTGCGCAGTGATGTATCGCACCAATGCCATGTCACGTTTGTTGGAAGAAGCATTCTTGCAAGCGCGCCTACCCTATCGTTTGGTCGGCGCACAACGCTTCTATGGACGCCGCGAAGTCAAAGATGTGATCGCCTTCCTGCGGCTCGTCCACAACCCTGCCGATGAAGCCAGCCTTGACCGCATCATCAACGTCCCACCGCGTGGCATCGGTGACAAGACGCTCACTACATTACATATGGTCGCGCGTCAAAACAACTTGCAACCTGGCCATGTGCTTCTCGATCTCGCACGCGGCGCGGACTCTTCGTACTGGCCTGCGTTCACAGGCCGTGCAGCACTATCACTTGCCGATGTGGGTGGCATGCTTGCCACGTGGCGTATCGCCGCACAGACGCTCACCATCCCTGAACTCTTCGATCGCATCGTCAACGATATCAACTTCAAAGAATACATCGACGACAACTCCGAGGAGGGCGAAGATCGTTGGGAGAACGTGCTTGAGCTCAAACGTCTCGCCGAGGAATATTCCACGCGCACGCTCGATGAATTTCTCGAGAACATCGCGCTCATCTCCGATCAAGACACCATCGCCGAGGGCAACGTCCCTACGCTTCTCACGCTCCACGCCGCAAAAGGACTCGAGTTCGGCGCGGTCTTCATCGTTGGGCTCGATGACGGCATCCTGCCACACAGCCGTTCGTTCGATGAACCAGAACAAATGGAAGAAGAGAGGCGGCTCTTTTACGTCGGCATCACACGCGCGAAAGATAAACTTTATCTCGTGCGTTCCATCCAACGTGGCGGACGTGGCATGGCCGAAGAGACGTATCCTTCACGCTTTTTAGATGATGTGCCTGCCGATCTGCTTGTGGGAAAGACGCGCACTGGACGCTCCCCATCCTCTTCATTTGGATCGAGCCGCACATCATCCTCCGAATCAAAGTGGGCGCTTCATAACAAGCCGACAACTGCTTCTGTTATCGAATCAAAGTTCCGCGCTGGGACTCGTGTCAAGCACCCGAGTTGGGGCGAAGGCATCATCCTCGACAGCAAGATCCAAGATGACGATGAGATCGTGGATGTGGTCTTCAACAGCGTTGGCATCAAACGCTTATCGGCCAGCCTGGCGAATTTGAAAATACTATAG
- a CDS encoding SPFH/Band 7/PHB domain protein, which produces MSQNAQTDLKPEHPNLAQGCLDRITKNALTILVVIVVAGILFSLARAAVYKIRPYERGLHLRGGKFINVDEPGWHGQIPFVDTVIIVNVIERSGTIDSLAAMTADDVTMDVSLLYTYKVIDPVRYQLEVWDPDAIVAGYVQGTLRDVVNTRHMDEVMHSRAEINAEVMSILKEKQQQYGVEFILVQIQNAAPPAEVVGAIKNRMVAEQLQEQAAAEADQQRTLADSQFYTAQKQAEGEAYQTTKLAEAQAEALRIILQELEDKGALGEQYIQVLIAQELKDNSKWIISDGDSMPVINLQEPTPAP; this is translated from the coding sequence ATGTCACAAAATGCCCAAACCGACCTAAAGCCCGAACATCCCAATCTGGCGCAGGGATGCTTGGACAGGATAACAAAAAATGCGCTGACCATTCTGGTTGTCATCGTCGTTGCGGGAATTCTCTTTTCGCTGGCCCGAGCGGCGGTGTATAAGATCCGTCCCTACGAGAGGGGACTCCACTTGAGGGGCGGAAAGTTTATTAATGTAGATGAACCCGGATGGCACGGTCAAATCCCCTTTGTAGATACAGTGATTATCGTAAACGTCATCGAACGCTCAGGGACAATTGACAGCCTGGCCGCGATGACCGCTGATGATGTCACGATGGATGTGTCCCTTCTCTACACCTATAAAGTCATTGACCCTGTACGATATCAACTTGAAGTGTGGGACCCGGACGCGATCGTCGCAGGCTATGTGCAGGGCACGCTCAGAGATGTGGTCAACACCCGCCACATGGACGAGGTGATGCACAGTCGCGCAGAGATCAACGCAGAGGTCATGTCCATCCTGAAAGAGAAACAACAACAATATGGCGTTGAATTCATCCTTGTTCAAATTCAGAACGCCGCGCCGCCTGCCGAAGTGGTAGGAGCGATCAAGAACAGGATGGTAGCCGAACAACTGCAAGAACAGGCGGCGGCCGAGGCCGATCAACAACGGACTCTGGCAGACAGTCAGTTCTACACAGCACAGAAGCAAGCGGAAGGGGAAGCCTATCAAACCACAAAACTAGCAGAAGCCCAAGCCGAAGCCTTGCGGATCATACTTCAAGAATTGGAAGATAAAGGGGCTCTTGGTGAACAATACATCCAAGTGCTGATCGCGCAGGAACTCAAGGACAATAGCAAATGGATCATCAGCGACGGCGATTCAATGCCCGTTATAAACCTTCAAGAACCCACTCCTGCCCCTTAG